A stretch of the Actinoalloteichus fjordicus genome encodes the following:
- a CDS encoding cysteine dioxygenase, translated as MTSTLPELSPLPTLSDSPAAPESLALPEFDVHPGFDHQELRAHIPAARLLWTPTELRDLTITVARELATPLHELAEYVPEQRWWARLALTRGVELWLLTWLPAQGTEPHDHAGAAGSFTVLSGELTEHYVYAPGPVRTRTHHSGAGIGFGPRRAHQVLNLSAGPAATVHAYSPPLLPTREYAELSQVPAELPSVARATS; from the coding sequence ATGACCAGCACGCTGCCCGAACTGTCTCCGCTGCCGACGCTGTCCGACTCCCCCGCCGCGCCGGAGTCGCTCGCGCTGCCCGAGTTCGACGTGCATCCGGGTTTCGACCATCAGGAACTGCGCGCGCACATCCCGGCCGCACGTCTGTTGTGGACGCCCACCGAGCTGCGCGATCTCACCATCACGGTGGCTCGCGAACTCGCGACACCGCTGCATGAGCTGGCCGAGTACGTCCCAGAGCAACGCTGGTGGGCGCGGCTGGCGCTGACCAGGGGCGTCGAGCTGTGGTTGTTGACCTGGCTGCCCGCGCAGGGGACGGAGCCGCACGACCATGCAGGCGCGGCGGGCTCGTTCACCGTGCTCAGCGGCGAGCTGACCGAGCACTACGTCTATGCGCCCGGCCCGGTCCGCACCCGTACACACCACAGCGGGGCGGGGATCGGCTTCGGCCCGCGCCGCGCCCATCAGGTGCTCAACCTCAGCGCGGGGCCTGCGGCCACCGTGCACGCCTACTCCCCGCCGCTGCTGCCCACCCGCGAGTACGCCGAGCTCAGCCAGGTCCCGGCCGAGCTGCCCAGCGTGGCCAGGGCGACGTCGTGA
- a CDS encoding rhodanese-like domain-containing protein, which produces MSIDDRLAAARTGLRRHDPQEAAALQRDGALLIDIRPRDDRAADGEIPDSIPVERIVLEWRLDPASAHRLPQVDAERPVVLLCNEGYASSLAARDLSELGLRHVGDLIGGFRAWRAAGLPVVDGGGPAVP; this is translated from the coding sequence GTGAGCATCGACGATCGACTGGCCGCCGCCAGGACGGGCCTGCGCAGGCACGATCCGCAGGAGGCCGCCGCATTGCAGCGCGACGGCGCCCTGTTGATCGACATCCGGCCGAGGGACGATCGGGCGGCCGACGGCGAGATCCCCGACTCCATCCCGGTGGAGCGGATCGTGCTGGAGTGGCGGCTCGATCCGGCGAGTGCGCACCGGCTGCCGCAGGTGGACGCCGAGCGGCCGGTGGTCCTGCTCTGCAATGAGGGATATGCCTCCAGCCTGGCGGCACGGGATCTGAGCGAACTGGGGCTGCGGCACGTCGGGGACCTGATCGGCGGCTTCCGCGCCTGGCGGGCGGCGGGACTGCCGGTCGTCGACGGGGGCGGGCCCGCCGTGCCCTGA
- the glgX gene encoding glycogen debranching protein GlgX gives MTQTRHVELPTRSGGPFPLGAHLTPDGVRFALASAVADAVEVCLVDSDDAGGLVERRVELTQRTYGVWHGIVPGVAPGSRYGFRVHGPYEPARGLRCNPRKLLVDPYARQISGSLTDVDVALGYRDDPMTGRPDHVDSLGSVPLSVVTAPTAPLRDVRPEVPWEETVVYELHVRGFTRSHPDIPEHLRGTYLGVAHPAALDHLSRLGVTAVELLPVHAASSEAGLLRRGAQNYWGYSTLGFHAPHAGYASVPGREVAEFRTMVTALHAAGIEVLLDVVYNHTCEGGLDGPTLSFRGIDAPAYYLQDAEGRPVDITGCGNTIDAASPTVIRLVTDSLRYWAEDLGVDGFRFDLASALGRGRGGPFDPDGGLLTAIACDPVLSRRKLIAEPWDATGEGYRVGGFGVQWSEWNGRYRDTVRDFWRGATGVADLAYRLAGSSDLYHDGGRRPWASVNLITAHDGFTLRDLVSYERKHNEANGEDNRDGTDDNRSWNCGVEGETTDPSVTTLRARQARNLLATLLLSTGTPMLTAGDELWRTQGGNNNAYCLDDETSWLAWPGARTGSMNGEAVAVGGPQERTARELLDFTRTLIAVRRECPALRQAEFFEGRTTPSGAPDLAWLRADGEEMTEIDWFDPDRRTLGMWIDGGDCRSHTRSGLPVNDHSWLLVLHAGGDEVRLTLPGLVFGARYTPVLTTGTPDGRPSDATSLPAGDSLALPGHTLLLFRADAVRADG, from the coding sequence GTGACGCAGACCAGGCACGTCGAGCTGCCGACGCGGTCGGGCGGGCCCTTCCCGCTGGGCGCGCACCTGACCCCCGACGGAGTACGGTTCGCGCTGGCCTCCGCTGTCGCCGATGCCGTCGAGGTGTGCCTGGTCGACTCCGACGACGCGGGCGGGCTGGTCGAACGCCGGGTCGAGCTGACGCAGCGGACCTACGGCGTGTGGCACGGCATCGTCCCCGGTGTGGCCCCCGGCAGCCGCTACGGATTCCGCGTGCACGGCCCGTACGAGCCTGCCAGGGGCCTGCGCTGCAATCCGAGGAAGCTGCTGGTCGACCCGTACGCCCGACAGATCAGCGGCAGCCTGACCGACGTCGATGTCGCACTGGGCTACCGCGACGATCCGATGACGGGCAGGCCGGACCACGTCGACTCGTTGGGCAGTGTGCCGCTCTCGGTGGTCACGGCTCCGACGGCACCGCTGCGGGACGTGCGGCCGGAGGTGCCCTGGGAGGAGACGGTCGTCTACGAGCTGCACGTTCGCGGATTCACTCGCAGCCATCCCGACATTCCGGAGCACCTGCGCGGCACCTACCTCGGCGTGGCCCACCCGGCCGCGCTGGATCACCTGTCCCGACTCGGCGTCACGGCGGTCGAACTGCTTCCGGTGCACGCCGCGTCCTCGGAGGCGGGCCTGCTGCGCCGAGGCGCGCAGAACTACTGGGGCTACTCGACTCTCGGGTTCCATGCGCCGCATGCAGGCTATGCGAGCGTGCCGGGCCGTGAGGTCGCGGAGTTCCGCACGATGGTGACGGCCCTGCACGCGGCAGGGATCGAGGTGCTGCTCGACGTCGTCTACAACCACACCTGCGAGGGCGGCCTCGACGGGCCGACACTGAGCTTCCGGGGCATCGACGCCCCTGCCTACTACCTTCAAGACGCCGAAGGCCGGCCGGTGGACATCACCGGTTGCGGCAACACGATCGACGCGGCATCGCCGACGGTGATCCGGCTGGTGACGGACTCGCTGCGGTACTGGGCGGAGGACCTCGGCGTGGACGGGTTCCGCTTCGACCTGGCCAGCGCGCTCGGCCGGGGTCGGGGCGGTCCGTTCGACCCGGACGGCGGACTGTTGACGGCCATCGCCTGTGATCCGGTGCTGTCTCGGCGCAAGCTCATCGCCGAGCCGTGGGACGCGACCGGCGAGGGTTACCGGGTCGGCGGCTTCGGCGTGCAGTGGTCGGAGTGGAACGGCCGCTACCGCGACACCGTCCGCGACTTCTGGCGCGGCGCCACGGGCGTGGCAGACCTGGCCTACCGGCTCGCGGGCTCTTCTGACCTGTATCACGACGGCGGGCGCAGGCCGTGGGCCTCGGTCAATCTGATCACCGCCCACGACGGCTTCACCCTGCGCGACCTGGTCTCCTATGAGCGCAAGCACAACGAGGCCAACGGCGAGGACAACCGGGACGGCACCGACGACAACCGGTCGTGGAACTGCGGAGTCGAAGGCGAGACGACGGACCCGTCGGTGACGACGCTGCGAGCCCGCCAGGCACGCAACCTGCTGGCCACCCTGCTGCTGTCCACCGGGACGCCGATGCTGACCGCGGGCGACGAGCTGTGGCGGACGCAGGGCGGCAACAACAACGCCTACTGCCTCGACGACGAGACGTCCTGGCTCGCCTGGCCGGGTGCCCGGACCGGGTCGATGAACGGCGAAGCCGTCGCCGTGGGCGGCCCGCAGGAACGCACGGCGCGGGAGCTGCTCGACTTCACCCGCACGCTGATCGCCGTGCGCCGCGAGTGCCCCGCCCTGCGGCAGGCCGAGTTCTTCGAGGGCCGCACCACGCCCAGCGGAGCGCCCGATCTGGCCTGGCTGCGTGCCGACGGCGAGGAGATGACCGAGATCGACTGGTTCGACCCCGATCGCCGCACCCTGGGGATGTGGATCGACGGCGGCGACTGCCGATCACACACCAGGTCGGGACTGCCGGTGAACGACCATTCGTGGCTGCTCGTGCTGCACGCGGGCGGCGACGAGGTCCGGCTCACCCTGCCCGGTCTCGTCTTCGGTGCCCGGTACACGCCCGTGTTGACCACCGGCACCCCCGACGGAAGGCCCTCGGACGCCACGTCGCTGCCGGCAGGCGACTCCCTCGCCCTCCCCGGCCACACGCTGCTGCTCTTCCGCGCCGACGCCGTGCGCGCCGACGGCTGA
- a CDS encoding helix-turn-helix domain-containing protein, giving the protein MERFGDVLARLRRQAGLTQAELADAAHWSQSQISRAESHKCTPDARTVQRLDEILAGNGALTAFFVATETKKGQMPMSIKPWGITDIVRRLHRSDVGVHTLDQLALATEQMCCDYAWRDARELHSEAIGWLSYASSLLDGPTSLREHREVLLISGWLMLLLGCLEYDLGLARQADLTRAAALEIGREIGHGEIIAWSFELSAWFALTQGRLRTVSDYAAAGTRAAPNSSVAVQLAAQSAKAQARMGDIQAVRRELDDGFRLLGRHDHPTRPENHFVIDPTKWDFYAMDCYRLVGDDTRAADHAHEVLRLSRLPHGAERSPMRATEARFTLGIGSLRDGDLDGAHAWTRAAVEVDRRSLLPFTMLAQEMHAETRRLYPRDPAAAELRDYLTDTRAALPS; this is encoded by the coding sequence ATGGAGCGTTTCGGGGACGTACTGGCCCGACTACGTAGGCAGGCAGGCCTTACACAGGCCGAGCTGGCCGACGCAGCACACTGGAGTCAAAGTCAGATCAGCCGAGCCGAGTCCCACAAGTGCACGCCCGATGCACGGACGGTTCAACGGCTGGACGAGATCCTTGCCGGCAACGGTGCGCTAACCGCCTTCTTCGTCGCCACCGAGACAAAGAAGGGGCAGATGCCGATGTCCATCAAGCCGTGGGGAATCACCGATATCGTGCGGAGACTTCATCGCAGCGATGTCGGCGTCCACACGCTCGACCAGCTCGCGCTCGCCACGGAGCAGATGTGCTGCGACTACGCCTGGCGCGACGCGCGGGAACTTCATAGCGAGGCCATAGGGTGGCTCTCCTACGCGAGTTCGCTGCTGGACGGGCCGACCAGCCTGCGGGAACATCGCGAGGTCCTGCTCATCAGTGGCTGGCTGATGCTCCTCCTCGGCTGCCTCGAGTACGACCTCGGCCTGGCTCGGCAGGCCGACCTCACCCGCGCGGCGGCGCTGGAGATCGGCAGGGAGATCGGGCACGGCGAGATCATCGCCTGGTCGTTCGAACTCAGTGCCTGGTTCGCCCTAACTCAGGGCAGGCTGCGGACGGTGTCCGATTACGCGGCGGCGGGCACCCGCGCAGCACCGAACTCCTCGGTCGCCGTCCAGCTCGCCGCTCAGTCGGCCAAGGCTCAGGCCCGCATGGGCGACATCCAGGCCGTGCGTCGCGAACTCGACGACGGCTTCCGGCTCCTCGGCAGGCACGATCACCCCACTCGACCGGAGAATCACTTCGTCATCGACCCGACGAAATGGGACTTCTACGCCATGGACTGCTATCGCCTCGTCGGCGACGACACCCGTGCGGCCGACCATGCCCACGAGGTTCTCCGGCTCTCGCGGCTGCCCCATGGGGCAGAGCGCAGTCCCATGCGCGCCACAGAAGCCCGGTTCACCCTCGGCATCGGCTCGCTGCGCGACGGCGACCTCGACGGCGCCCACGCCTGGACCCGAGCCGCCGTCGAGGTAGATCGACGTTCACTGCTGCCCTTCACGATGCTCGCGCAGGAGATGCATGCCGAGACCCGCCGCCTCTACCCACGAGATCCCGCCGCCGCAGAACTCCGGGACTATCTGACCGATACCCGGGCCGCGCTGCCGAGCTGA